One region of Blattabacterium cuenoti genomic DNA includes:
- the nadD gene encoding nicotinate (nicotinamide) nucleotide adenylyltransferase, whose product MKIVLYFGSFNPIHLGHIIIANYITEFIKDVDHVWFIVSPQNPFKKKCDLLDYENRIKMVRIAIYGYEKMNILDIESGYSPSYTIYTLCNIEKKFPNNKFSILLGKDSFSSLKKWKNYNLILNRYDILVYPRIGFFYNPIFKQGKIIFLKAPIIDISSSSIRNSIKKGKNIKPLLHTEVWNYINKYKFYR is encoded by the coding sequence ATGAAAATAGTACTTTATTTTGGATCGTTTAACCCTATACATTTAGGACATATAATTATTGCTAATTATATAACAGAATTTATAAAAGATGTAGATCATGTTTGGTTTATAGTTTCTCCCCAAAATCCATTTAAAAAAAAATGTGATCTTTTGGATTATGAAAATAGAATAAAAATGGTTAGAATAGCTATTTATGGTTATGAAAAGATGAATATTTTAGATATTGAATCTGGATATTCACCTTCTTATACTATATATACATTATGTAATATAGAAAAAAAATTTCCTAATAATAAATTTTCTATTCTTTTGGGAAAAGATTCATTTTCTTCTTTAAAAAAATGGAAAAATTATAATTTAATTTTAAATAGATATGATATCTTGGTATACCCAAGAATTGGATTTTTTTATAATCCTATTTTTAAACAGGGTAAAATAATTTTTTTGAAAGCTCCAATTATTGATATATCTTCTTCTTCTATTAGAAATTCTATTAAAAAAGGAAAAAATATAAAACCTTTACTTCATACAGAAGTTTGGAATTATATTAATAAATATAAATTTTATAGATAA
- a CDS encoding 5'-3' exonuclease — translation MNNKKLFLIDAYSIIYQSFYAYIKNPLFTSKGLNTSPIIYFTYFLINILNNEKPNYMSIIFDTSQETFRKKEYDKYKAHRKRTPEAIYIAIPYIKRILKTFKISFFYAKNGYEADDIIGTIAKKAEKKGYFIYIISLDKDFYQLITKNIKIYVPPFKRNPKKILGIEEIKNKFGIIHPKQIIDLWSMMGDPSDNIPGLPGVGEKNAKKFIKKYGSIENLFNSIHDLNGKIKKNIENNKYLGFLSKKLVTIVTHIPFFSFQEEKLYIKKPNWTSIKKIFLELEFNRLLKMAYQYYIYKIKE, via the coding sequence ATGAATAATAAAAAATTATTTTTAATAGACGCATACTCTATTATTTATCAGAGTTTTTATGCTTACATAAAAAATCCTCTTTTTACTTCTAAAGGATTAAATACTTCTCCTATTATATATTTTACATATTTTTTGATAAATATATTAAATAATGAAAAACCAAACTATATGTCTATCATTTTTGATACAAGTCAAGAAACTTTTCGTAAAAAAGAATATGACAAATATAAAGCACATAGAAAAAGAACACCTGAAGCTATTTATATAGCTATTCCTTATATTAAAAGAATTTTAAAAACTTTTAAAATATCTTTTTTTTATGCTAAAAATGGATATGAAGCAGATGATATTATAGGTACAATAGCTAAAAAAGCGGAAAAAAAAGGATATTTTATTTATATAATTTCTTTAGATAAAGATTTTTATCAACTGATAACAAAAAATATTAAAATTTATGTACCACCTTTTAAAAGAAATCCAAAAAAAATATTGGGAATAGAAGAAATTAAAAATAAATTTGGAATAATTCATCCAAAACAAATTATAGATTTATGGAGTATGATGGGAGATCCTTCTGATAATATACCAGGATTACCAGGAGTAGGAGAAAAAAATGCTAAAAAATTTATTAAAAAGTATGGTAGTATTGAAAACTTATTCAATTCAATCCATGATCTTAACGGAAAAATTAAAAAAAATATAGAAAATAATAAATATTTAGGTTTTTTATCTAAAAAGTTAGTTACTATTGTAACTCATATTCCATTTTTTTCTTTTCAAGAAGAAAAATTATATATTAAAAAACCTAATTGGACTTCTATAAAAAAAATATTTCTAGAACTAGAATTTAATAGACTATTAAAAATGGCTTATCAATATTATATATATAAAATAAAAGAATAA